Proteins co-encoded in one Octopus sinensis linkage group LG6, ASM634580v1, whole genome shotgun sequence genomic window:
- the LOC115213312 gene encoding zinc finger protein 676-like — MLEAEEKPYICDVCGKIFSHEDHLTIHVRIHTGEKPYPCDICGKAFSCNSYLSHHKRIHKEKIHHCEFCGKSFSRTRELIYHIRVHTREKPYECDICGKAFSRNNKLSDHKRVHSGEKPYQCEICGKAFSQKSTLSNHNYIHTGEKPFQCDICGKTLSSSSTLSCHKRIHKEKLFACQICDRKFSRNNELIYHIRVHTGEKPYECEICGKAFLRNTKLSVHKRVHTGEKPYHCELCGQTFAWNSQLKIHKHAHTGEKPYKCPTCGKGFSCSSGLSDHKRVHSGIRPYSCEFCGKAFPRNSALTDHRRIHTGEKPYHCEICGKSFSSSSSLSGHSHIHSAEKAFQCEVCGKGFSRKRNLFSHYRVHTGK; from the coding sequence ATGTTAGAGGCAGAGGAGAAGCCTTACATATGTGATGTCTGTGGGAAAATATTCTCTCATGAAGACCACTTAACGATTCATGttcgtattcacacaggtgaaaaaccttacccctgtgatatttgtgggaaaGCTTTTTCTTGTAACAGTTACTTATCacatcataaacgtattcacaaagaaaaaatacaccactgTGAATTCTGTGGGAAATCCTTTTCTCGTACAAGGGAATTAATTTATCACATACGTGTTCACacaagagagaaaccatatgagtgtgatatctgtgggaaggCTTTTTCACGTAATAATAAATTATCAGATCATAAACGTGTTCACAGCGGGGAAAAACCATACCAatgtgaaatttgtgggaaagCCTTTTCTCAGAAGAGTACATTATCAAATCATaattacattcacacaggagaaaaaccatttcaGTGTGACATCTGTGGGAAAACATTATCATCTAGCAGCACACTATCTtgtcataaacgtattcataaaGAAAAACTGTTTGCTTGCCAAATTTGTGATAGAAAGTTTTCTCGAAATAACGAACTAATTTATCACATACGTgttcacactggagaaaaaccatacgaATGTGAAATCTGTGGGAAGGCTTTTTTACGAAACACCAAGCTATCAGTTCATAAACgtgttcacacaggagaaaagccataccattgtgaacTTTGCGGGCAGACATTTGCTTGGAACAGTCAGTTaaagatacacaaacatgctCACACCGGAGAAAAACCATACAAATGTCCAACCTGTGGGAAAGGATTTTCTTGTAGTAGTGGCCTATCAGATCACAAACGTGTTCACTCTGGAATCAGGCCATATAGCTGTGAGTTTTGTGGGAAAGCTTTTCCGCGAAACAGTGCGTTAACAGATCATAGACGTATCCACACTGGTGAAAAACCTTACCACTGTGagatctgcggtaaatcattttcGAGTAGCAGCAGTTTATCAGGTCATAGCCATATCCATTCTGCTGAAAAAGCATTTCAATGTGAAGTTTGTGGAAAAGGGTTTTCTCGgaagagaaatttattttctcattatcGTGTTCACACAGGAAAATAA